Proteins encoded by one window of Dreissena polymorpha isolate Duluth1 chromosome 11, UMN_Dpol_1.0, whole genome shotgun sequence:
- the LOC127851569 gene encoding uncharacterized protein LOC127851569 gives MWNLSVDMEAAPRESRMQNKESDIGVSRASNKKHHQNLQSIMQIPEQFTELSIRMFDALDDSGAGKETVLERRRTFLRREHIEKIAFQLQGNNIECFHFGSQSEGTTTPGLQSDIDFLLSYNKCNIMTVWEDWRTGMYNLLMLHDNTTPPQQYLLQVIQDYTPEPVTSLTDDRFVRKDSGQILFSAERWKQHVEYENRAKGLGEATKNGPSVSFTPNWDIVNACHIRKPLPEIQHWIDRCRGKHWPPVQLLEAARIAPCFLVPAGHPDSDYKREEWRLSPDLIERMLTFSFNMTQIKCYIVLKLIKKSLFAYIVGDAITSFHCKTIMFFTMERTHPSLWCEHNLMSVLLLCLHLLRRWLRLGRLPHYIIEGVNLFDGKLSKLLQKRLLVYIDSLISNNLQDVFCIGIDNISCRLQSCSMRPIVQTGELRGVCLRNSIRLLLKFECLERLIHVLIYLKHQQSSSHNTFMQHLKYLIRTFFENSTNGTSKTAALECIKHVYTLQISVQTSYFLRLRNVLDGEKIRRAQYSFNSDVASSRLKFASMLYCSGNLQATVRVLEDVERRYHSNIKAVCGYRHLGGDRHLQVFADMLSGYKEEGFIELPFAFCVRFVRQESYCTPAMLLFEMNRNITEEEVAQRHYNEKLWMDSAEVDARPFLHYLQYLTYGGLGERDKQLHAMGVLEAYIDTCVRNQLNLYHQETALNLLGHCYEMEGDYAGALLYYEWSLRCRRTNNAANWHVLRIMRLISG, from the exons ATGTGGAACCTTTCAGTGGATATGGAAGCCGCGCCAAGAGAATCAAGGATGCAGAACAAG GAAAGCGATATTGGTGTCAGTAGAGCGTCGAACAAAAAGCATCATCAAAACCTCCAATCAATCATGCAG ATTCCAGAGCAATTCACAGAATTGTCTATTCGGATGTTTGACGCACTTGACGACAGTGGAGCTGGGAAGGAAACTGTATTGGAGCGGAGGAGAACTTTCTTGCGGAGGGAGCACATTGAGAAAATTGCATTTCAACTACAAGGAAACAACATTGAGTGTTTTCATTTCGGGAGCCAGTCGGAAGGGACCACAACTCCCGGTCTCCAGTCTGATATTGATTTCCTATTAAGCTACAACAAATGTAATATCATGACAGTCTGGGAAGACTGGAGGACTGGGATGTATAACCTTCTGATGCTCCACGACAACACGACTCCACCTCAACAGTACTTGCTACAAGTCATCCAAGACTACACACCGGAACCAGTGACCAGTCTGACCGATGACAGGTTCGTAAGGAAAGATTCTGGGCAAATACTGTTCAGCGCTGAAAGATGGAAACAGCACGTCGAGTATGAGAATAGGGCTAAAGGACTTGGGGAGGCAACTAAAAATGGGCCTTCTGTGAGTTTTACGCCTAACTGGGATATTGTAAATGCATGTCATATACGCAAACCTCTTCCTGAAATACAGCACTGGATAGACAGATGTAGAGGTAAACACTGGCCACCTGTTCAGCTTCTCGAGGCTGCACGGATAGCTCCGTGTTTCCTGGTACCAGCAGGACATCCAGACAGTGATTACAAGCGAGAAGAATGGCGACTGTCTCCAGACCTCATAGAACGAATGTTGACATTTAGCTTCAATATGactcaaataaaatgttacattgttttaaaacttatcaaaaaatcattatttgcttACATTGTGGGGGATGCTATTACAAGCtttcattgtaaaactataatgtttTTCACCATGGAAAGAACACATCCTTCTCTGTGGTGCGAACACAACCTTATGTCTGTACTTTTGCTCTGTTTACACTTATTAAGGCGATGGCTGCGATTGGGAAGGCTTCCGCATTATATCATAGAAGGTGTGAACTTGTTCGATGGGAAACTCTCAAAGTTGCTGCAGAAACGCCTTTTAGTGTATATAGACTCGTTGATAAGTAATAACTTACAAGATGTTTTTTGTATTGGTATAGATAATATAAGTTGTCGGTTACAATCCTGTAGTATGCGGCCCATTGTACAGACTGGAGAACTAAGAGGTGTATGCTTAAGAAACAGCATTCGATTACTGCTGAAGTTTGAGTGCTTGGAAAGATTGATTCATGTGTTAATTTACTTAAAACATCAACAAAGCAGTTCTCATAACACCTTCatgcaacatttaaaatatttaatacgcacattttttgaaaattcaaCGAATGGCACATCGAAAACTGCAGCTTTAGAATGTATTAAACACGTTTACACTTTACAAATATCAGTGCAAACATCTTACTTTTTGCGACTGCGAAACGTTCTTGACGGAGAAAAAATAAGGCGTGCCCAATATTCCTTTAATTCTGATGTAGCTTCTAGTCGCTTAAAGTTTGCTTCAATGTTATACTGTAGTGGTAATCTTCAAGCGACAGTTCGAGTGTTGGAGGATGTAGAGAGGAGGTATCACAGCAATATCAAGGCTGTGTGTGGATATAGACATTTAGGAGGGGACCGTCATCTACAGGTTTTTGCTGATATGTTATCAGGTTACAAAGAAGAGGGATTCATTGAACTGCCATTCGCATTCTGTGTCAGATTTGTAAGGCAAGAATCGTATTGCACTCCTGCcatgttattgtttgaaatgaatcgcaaTATCACTGAGGAGGAAGTGGCACAGAGACATTACAATGAAAAACTATGGATGGACAGTGCTGAGGTGGATGCTCGTCCGTTCCTCCACTATCTACAGTATCTCACGTATGGGGGACTCGGTGAACGTGACAAACAGCTTCATGCTATGGGAGTCCTCGAGGCTTATATAGATACATGTGTAAGAAATCAACTCAACCTGTATCACCAAGAGACAGCACTGAACTTGCTGGGGCATTGTTACGAAATGGAAGGAGACTATGCAGGAGCGTTACTTTACTACGAGTGGTCGTTGCGTTGTCGTCGTACAAACAACGCCGCTAACTGGCACGTCCTGCGTATTATGCGTCTCATAAGTGGTTAA